A single region of the Mannheimia bovis genome encodes:
- the ispF gene encoding 2-C-methyl-D-erythritol 2,4-cyclodiphosphate synthase has product MIRIGHGFDVHAFGENRPLIIAGVEVPYHTGFIAHSDGDVALHALTDALLGAVALGDIGKLFPDTDMQYKNADSRGLLIEAYRQVQEQGYKVGNVDVTIIAQAPKMRPHIDKMRQTIADDLKCDISQVNVKATTTEKLGFTGRGEGIACEAVALLLKA; this is encoded by the coding sequence ATGATTCGTATTGGACACGGTTTTGACGTTCACGCCTTTGGCGAAAACCGACCGCTCATTATTGCAGGCGTTGAAGTACCTTACCACACTGGTTTTATTGCTCATAGTGATGGCGATGTTGCCCTTCACGCTCTAACCGATGCGTTACTCGGTGCAGTTGCATTAGGCGATATTGGCAAACTTTTCCCGGATACCGATATGCAATATAAAAATGCTGATAGTCGAGGTTTATTAATTGAAGCCTATCGCCAAGTTCAAGAACAAGGATATAAAGTAGGCAATGTTGATGTAACTATTATCGCCCAAGCACCGAAAATGCGTCCGCATATCGATAAAATGCGTCAAACTATTGCTGATGATTTGAAATGCGATATTTCCCAAGTGAATGTAAAAGCCACTACAACGGAAAAGTTGGGCTTTACTGGGCGTGGAGAAGGTATTGCTTGTGAAGCAGTGGCGTTATTGCTAAAAGCATAA
- the gloB gene encoding hydroxyacylglutathione hydrolase: MLQIIPIPALSDNYIWAIRKEQDVIIVDPSEHQPVLDFIAKNSLNLTAILLTHNHHDHTDGVAGIVEKYPNIPIYGPQEVAEFANVIVSPEQHINLFDYDVSIIKSAGHTAGHISYLFGYDYLFCGDALFSGGCGRVFTGDYRAQFEALQRFKNLPNSVRAYPAHEYTKSNLKFAEAVLPASCTLAEYQEQVDILRSQNKPTLPTTIGLEMQVNPFMQAVNLDEFIALRKQKDNF, from the coding sequence ATGCTCCAGATCATTCCCATTCCGGCATTAAGCGATAACTATATTTGGGCAATTCGTAAAGAACAAGATGTGATTATTGTTGATCCGTCAGAACATCAGCCTGTATTAGACTTTATTGCAAAAAATTCGTTAAATTTGACCGCTATCTTACTTACCCATAATCATCACGACCATACTGATGGTGTGGCTGGCATTGTTGAGAAATATCCCAATATTCCTATTTATGGTCCGCAAGAAGTCGCTGAGTTTGCCAATGTGATTGTTTCACCAGAGCAACATATCAACCTGTTTGATTATGATGTGAGCATTATTAAAAGTGCAGGGCATACTGCAGGACATATTAGCTATTTGTTTGGCTATGATTATCTATTTTGTGGCGATGCGTTATTTTCCGGCGGTTGCGGACGTGTATTCACAGGTGATTATCGAGCCCAATTTGAGGCATTACAACGCTTTAAAAATCTCCCTAATTCGGTTAGGGCCTATCCTGCCCACGAATATACTAAGAGCAATCTAAAATTTGCCGAAGCCGTGTTACCTGCGAGTTGTACTCTCGCAGAATATCAAGAACAGGTTGATATTTTACGTTCACAAAATAAGCCGACTTTACCTACTACCATTGGGCTTGAAATGCAGGTAAATCCGTTTATGCAAGCGGTCAATTTAGACGAATTTATTGCACTTCGTAAACAAAAAGATAATTTTTAA
- the phoR gene encoding phosphate regulon sensor histidine kinase PhoR translates to MKKLLNFLAELILSALIAFIFSLFGLDFSTWLIVIFVGLLVWHHITEHRLLQTLNPQGKKELELINLENFSQTIAYYRNKNKKEKFENLRLLSKLNKNIQYLPDAIMIAQADGELVWCNNAAQKMFDFYWHKKTQKNILNVIFYKQFKHYFAQPKKSRPLVLLTYNERYIEIHIHQYDPETLLIIGRDITEMIKLLRSRQTFLSNINHELRTPLTVLQGYLEILADQPVQSLLQEKAIKAMQEQSLRMTNLLQQLNMLAKIETSSNKDHQLFDMSAMILSLKKDAEILNTYSHQITFDIQPSVEILGNEHQLHSVVSNLIYNSIKHSGQACHIEISWKPCEEGMKFEVKDDGIGIPEIHLPHLTERFYRVDESRSKKTGGSGLGLAIVKHALEQHASTLNITSKEGEGSSFSFVLKSALCSHNH, encoded by the coding sequence ATGAAAAAATTACTTAACTTTTTAGCAGAGCTGATTTTATCTGCTTTAATTGCTTTCATATTTAGTTTATTTGGCTTAGATTTCAGCACTTGGCTGATTGTCATCTTTGTTGGTTTATTGGTATGGCATCACATCACAGAACATCGTTTACTTCAAACCTTAAATCCGCAAGGTAAGAAAGAACTAGAACTGATTAATTTAGAAAATTTTTCCCAAACAATTGCTTATTATCGGAATAAAAATAAAAAAGAGAAGTTTGAAAATTTACGTTTGCTGTCTAAATTAAATAAAAATATCCAATATTTACCTGATGCAATTATGATCGCACAAGCAGACGGTGAGCTTGTTTGGTGTAATAATGCTGCTCAAAAAATGTTTGATTTCTATTGGCATAAAAAAACGCAAAAAAACATTCTCAACGTGATTTTTTACAAACAATTTAAGCACTATTTTGCCCAGCCGAAGAAAAGCCGACCGCTTGTATTACTGACTTACAATGAGCGTTATATTGAAATTCATATTCATCAATATGATCCGGAAACCTTGTTGATTATTGGGCGTGATATTACTGAAATGATAAAACTGCTACGTTCCAGACAAACTTTTTTAAGTAATATCAACCACGAGTTACGAACGCCGCTCACGGTTCTGCAAGGCTATTTGGAAATATTAGCGGATCAACCTGTACAAAGTTTGCTACAAGAAAAAGCGATAAAGGCAATGCAAGAGCAGAGCTTGCGAATGACGAACTTATTACAGCAGTTGAATATGTTGGCGAAAATTGAAACCTCATCAAATAAAGACCATCAATTGTTTGATATGTCTGCAATGATCCTTTCACTCAAAAAAGATGCGGAAATTTTAAATACTTATTCACACCAAATTACCTTTGATATTCAACCAAGCGTAGAAATATTGGGTAATGAACATCAACTACATAGCGTGGTGTCTAACTTGATTTATAATTCAATTAAACATTCGGGGCAGGCTTGTCATATTGAGATCAGCTGGAAACCGTGTGAGGAAGGTATGAAATTTGAGGTAAAAGACGATGGAATTGGTATTCCTGAAATCCACTTGCCGCATTTAACCGAACGCTTTTACCGAGTTGATGAATCCCGAAGTAAGAAAACAGGGGGCAGCGGTTTAGGGCTGGCAATAGTGAAGCACGCATTAGAGCAACACGCCTCAACACTCAACATTACCAGCAAAGAAGGCGAGGGGAGCAGTTTCTCTTTTGTGTTGAAATCAGCACTATGCTCCCATAATCATTAA
- the phoB gene encoding phosphate regulon transcriptional regulator PhoB, producing MSRSILVVEDERGIREMISLFLMQHQYDVIEAEDYQSAVKKLAEKPQLVLLDWMLPGRSGVQLIEYMKKNEETAQIPVIMLTARSAEEDCITCLNAGADDYVIKPFSPKVLLARIEAVWRRIYEQTTQIIQIGDLTLDENAQRVSYLSEQIHLSHTEFKLLHFFMTHPEKVYSREQLLNRIWGDDLEVEDRTVDSYIRRLRRSLEPYQCDSYVQTVRGSGYRFSQYIQGE from the coding sequence ATGAGCAGAAGCATTTTAGTCGTAGAAGATGAACGTGGCATTCGTGAGATGATTAGCCTTTTTCTAATGCAGCATCAATACGATGTCATTGAAGCAGAAGATTATCAAAGTGCAGTGAAAAAACTGGCTGAAAAGCCACAATTGGTTTTATTGGATTGGATGTTACCGGGGCGTTCAGGCGTGCAACTCATTGAATATATGAAAAAGAACGAAGAAACGGCTCAAATACCTGTCATTATGCTCACTGCTCGGAGTGCAGAAGAAGATTGTATTACTTGTTTAAATGCTGGGGCAGATGATTATGTCATCAAGCCATTTTCTCCTAAAGTGTTATTGGCTAGAATTGAAGCCGTTTGGCGAAGAATTTACGAGCAAACCACACAAATTATTCAGATAGGTGATTTAACGTTGGACGAAAATGCTCAACGAGTTTCTTATCTATCTGAACAAATTCATCTAAGCCACACTGAATTCAAATTACTCCATTTTTTTATGACACACCCGGAAAAAGTGTATTCCCGTGAGCAGTTATTAAATCGAATTTGGGGTGATGATTTAGAAGTAGAAGATCGAACGGTAGATAGTTATATCCGCCGTTTACGCCGAAGCCTTGAACCTTACCAATGCGATAGCTATGTGCAAACGGTAAGAGGAAGTGGCTATCGTTTTTCGCAATATATTCAAGGTGAGTGA
- the pstB gene encoding phosphate ABC transporter ATP-binding protein PstB — protein sequence MNVEPKISVKNLNFYYGDFHALKNINLNIAKNKVTAFIGPSGCGKSTLLRTFNRMFELYPNQRAEGEINLDGENLLTTDTDISIIRAKVGMVFQKPTPFPMSIYDNIAFGIRLFEKLSKQEMNERVEWALTKAALWNEVKNKLHQSGDSLSGGQQQRLCIARAIAIKPDVLLLDEPCSALDPISTMKIEALITELKQDYTVAMVTHNMQQAARCSDYTAFMYLGELVEFGETAQIFSQPKIPRTADYIQGKMG from the coding sequence ATGAACGTAGAACCAAAAATTTCAGTAAAAAATCTTAACTTTTATTATGGCGATTTCCACGCTTTAAAAAATATCAATTTAAATATTGCGAAAAATAAAGTAACTGCATTTATCGGACCTTCCGGCTGTGGTAAATCCACGTTATTGAGAACTTTCAATCGTATGTTTGAGCTTTACCCGAACCAAAGAGCAGAAGGGGAGATCAATTTAGACGGTGAAAATCTATTAACTACCGATACGGATATTTCCATTATTCGTGCAAAAGTGGGTATGGTATTCCAAAAACCGACACCGTTCCCGATGTCAATTTATGACAACATTGCTTTTGGTATCCGCTTATTTGAGAAGCTATCCAAACAAGAGATGAATGAGCGAGTAGAGTGGGCTTTAACCAAAGCCGCTTTATGGAATGAGGTGAAAAATAAGTTGCATCAAAGTGGTGATAGCTTATCAGGCGGACAACAGCAACGTTTATGTATTGCTAGAGCCATTGCCATCAAACCCGATGTCTTATTGTTAGATGAGCCTTGTTCAGCACTCGATCCGATTTCTACAATGAAAATTGAAGCCTTGATTACCGAACTCAAGCAAGATTATACTGTGGCAATGGTAACGCACAATATGCAACAAGCTGCTCGTTGCTCTGATTACACCGCATTTATGTATCTTGGTGAGTTAGTGGAATTTGGCGAAACTGCTCAAATCTTTAGTCAACCTAAAATTCCACGTACAGCGGATTATATTCAGGGCAAAATGGGCTAA
- the pstA gene encoding phosphate ABC transporter permease PstA: protein MKNLQNARFYRRKCCNRIMLSLAYVAVAFGLFWLCWILYSLISRGIPGLSLELFTQITPAPNEQGGLSNAILGSLLIVGTGTLIGTPIGILAGTYLAEYGNYSRFAKVTRFLNDILLSAPSIIIGLFVYTLYVSKVGHFSGWAGSLALALLVIPIVVRTTDSMLNLIPNNLREATIALGCPQWRVIVMICYRAAKSGILTGVLLAVARIAGETAPLLFTALSNQFMSWDMNAPMANLPVVIYQYAASPFTDWNNLAWAGAILITLFVLCINVLTRVFLQPKQK, encoded by the coding sequence ATGAAAAATTTACAGAACGCTCGTTTTTACAGACGTAAATGTTGTAACCGCATAATGCTAAGTCTAGCCTATGTGGCGGTTGCTTTCGGATTGTTTTGGCTTTGTTGGATTTTATATTCACTGATTAGTCGAGGTATTCCGGGGCTTTCATTAGAACTTTTCACACAAATTACCCCGGCACCCAATGAGCAGGGTGGTTTAAGCAATGCGATTTTAGGCTCATTGCTTATTGTGGGAACCGGTACGCTTATCGGTACGCCAATCGGCATTTTAGCAGGCACGTATTTAGCAGAATATGGCAACTATAGCCGTTTTGCCAAAGTAACTCGTTTCTTAAATGATATTTTACTTTCTGCTCCGTCAATTATTATTGGCTTATTTGTGTATACGCTTTATGTTTCGAAAGTAGGGCATTTTTCAGGCTGGGCAGGATCTTTAGCCTTAGCATTATTGGTTATTCCAATTGTGGTGAGAACGACAGACAGTATGCTTAACCTTATTCCTAATAACTTGCGTGAAGCCACCATTGCATTAGGCTGCCCACAATGGCGAGTGATTGTGATGATCTGCTATCGTGCAGCAAAATCAGGGATCTTAACCGGCGTATTACTTGCAGTTGCTCGTATTGCAGGTGAAACTGCCCCATTATTGTTTACTGCATTATCAAACCAATTTATGTCTTGGGATATGAATGCACCAATGGCAAACTTACCTGTTGTGATTTACCAATATGCGGCAAGTCCGTTTACAGATTGGAATAATCTTGCGTGGGCAGGTGCGATTTTAATTACGCTATTCGTGTTATGTATCAATGTTTTAACCCGTGTTTTCTTACAACCAAAACAGAAATAA
- the pstC gene encoding phosphate ABC transporter permease subunit PstC: MSKMNQFLNQNRFEIFFRNMTACFAWLVFLLLAAIMISLFVESWPSIKKFGVSFLWDSEWDPVQNQYGALMPIVGTLITSCLALMIAVPISFGIAVFINELSPQWLKRPIGTAVEMLAAIPSIIYGMWGLFVFVPLFQEHIQPTMIEWFGDLPVLEYLFSGAPFGIGLFTAGLVLAIMIIPFIASMMRDVFAIVPPMLKESAYGLGSTRWEVLWKVVLPYTKTGLIGSIMLGFGRALGETMAVTFVIGNAFQIPNSLFSPSVSIASAIANEFNEASGLQKSALIELGLVLFLITTIVLSISRLMILRMQRKEGK, translated from the coding sequence ATGTCTAAAATGAACCAGTTTTTAAATCAAAATCGATTTGAAATATTTTTTAGAAATATGACCGCTTGTTTTGCGTGGTTAGTATTTCTATTACTTGCTGCAATTATGATTTCGTTATTTGTAGAAAGTTGGCCAAGTATCAAAAAATTTGGCGTAAGCTTTTTATGGGATAGCGAATGGGATCCTGTGCAGAATCAATATGGTGCATTAATGCCGATTGTGGGGACATTAATCACTTCCTGTTTAGCCTTAATGATTGCAGTACCGATTTCATTTGGAATTGCAGTATTTATCAACGAACTTTCGCCACAATGGCTAAAACGCCCAATTGGAACGGCGGTTGAAATGTTAGCTGCTATTCCTTCTATCATTTATGGTATGTGGGGCTTATTTGTATTCGTACCTTTATTTCAAGAACACATTCAACCGACGATGATCGAATGGTTTGGTGATCTGCCTGTACTTGAATATTTATTTTCTGGTGCACCTTTTGGTATTGGTTTATTCACTGCCGGCTTAGTGCTTGCCATTATGATTATTCCATTCATCGCTTCAATGATGCGTGATGTGTTTGCAATTGTGCCACCAATGTTAAAAGAAAGTGCCTACGGATTAGGTTCAACCCGTTGGGAGGTATTATGGAAAGTAGTGCTACCTTATACCAAAACAGGACTTATCGGCAGTATTATGTTAGGTTTTGGGCGTGCATTAGGTGAAACAATGGCAGTTACTTTTGTGATTGGAAATGCGTTCCAAATACCAAATTCATTATTCTCGCCTTCGGTTTCTATTGCTTCAGCTATTGCAAATGAATTTAACGAAGCCTCGGGCTTACAAAAATCAGCATTAATTGAATTAGGTTTAGTTCTTTTCTTAATTACAACGATTGTACTGTCTATTTCTCGCTTAATGATTTTAAGAATGCAGCGTAAGGAAGGAAAATAA
- the pstS gene encoding phosphate ABC transporter substrate-binding protein PstS — translation MLMRKTKKIMLLGTLFASVAAVSHAHTITGAGASFPYPIYAKWAALYEKETGNKVNYQSIGSGGGQQQIIAKTVDFGASDDPMKAELLQQHQLLQFPAIIGGTVLVVNIPGIKEGELKLSGDLLAQIYLGKVAKWNDAAIQKLNPNLNLPDKDILVIHRSDGSGTTFGFTNYLSKVSSEWKSTVGEGKAVKWPKGHGGKGNEGIAAYVRQMKYSIGYVEYAYAKQNQLAWTALQNSAGEFVQPNKESFMAAASNAKWNEAEGMGVILTNEAGEKSWPITAASFILIHKKEGKPEATQNVVKFFDWAFAKGQDAAAELDYVPIPEDVVKSIQNKWNTELQK, via the coding sequence ATGCTAATGCGTAAGACTAAAAAAATAATGTTATTAGGTACTCTTTTTGCATCAGTGGCGGCGGTTTCTCACGCTCACACTATTACAGGAGCAGGGGCATCTTTCCCTTATCCGATTTATGCGAAATGGGCAGCTTTATATGAAAAAGAGACAGGCAATAAAGTAAATTATCAATCAATAGGCTCTGGTGGCGGTCAGCAACAAATTATTGCAAAAACCGTTGATTTTGGTGCATCTGATGACCCAATGAAAGCAGAGTTACTACAACAACATCAATTACTGCAATTCCCGGCAATTATTGGCGGTACAGTGTTAGTCGTGAATATTCCCGGTATCAAAGAAGGCGAACTAAAACTTTCCGGTGACTTACTGGCTCAAATCTATCTTGGTAAAGTTGCTAAATGGAATGATGCAGCTATTCAAAAATTAAATCCAAATTTAAATCTCCCTGATAAAGATATTCTTGTTATCCACCGTTCAGATGGCTCTGGTACAACCTTTGGTTTTACTAACTATCTCTCTAAAGTTTCAAGTGAATGGAAATCAACCGTTGGTGAAGGTAAAGCCGTGAAATGGCCGAAAGGGCACGGTGGTAAAGGCAATGAAGGCATTGCAGCCTATGTTCGCCAAATGAAATATTCTATCGGTTATGTAGAATATGCGTATGCAAAACAAAATCAACTGGCGTGGACAGCATTACAAAACTCGGCAGGTGAATTTGTTCAACCGAATAAAGAAAGCTTTATGGCAGCCGCAAGTAATGCGAAATGGAATGAAGCAGAAGGTATGGGTGTCATTCTAACCAATGAAGCAGGTGAAAAATCTTGGCCTATTACTGCAGCAAGTTTCATCTTAATTCACAAAAAAGAGGGTAAACCTGAAGCAACGCAAAATGTGGTGAAATTCTTTGATTGGGCGTTTGCCAAAGGACAAGATGCCGCCGCTGAGTTGGATTATGTGCCAATTCCTGAAGATGTTGTAAAAAGCATTCAAAATAAATGGAACACTGAATTGCAAAAATAA
- the uppS gene encoding polyprenyl diphosphate synthase yields MPFLSYFIILVSEPLNFDPQNMPKHVAIIMDGNGRWAKQKGKLRVFGHQNGVKAVRSAVNFAAKHQIKVLTLYAFSSENWSRPETEVSALMTLFMKALDSEVKKLHKNNIRLKIIGDKSAFSESLQKRIAESEKLTENNTGLILNIAANYGGYWDIVQATQKLALQVKENQLEVTQITPELFQQHLVTEAQPQVDLLIRTSGEQRISNFLLWQIAYAELFFSPVLWPDFNEDSFSEAILAYQQRERRFGGC; encoded by the coding sequence ATGCCATTTTTATCTTATTTTATTATTTTAGTGAGTGAACCTTTGAATTTTGATCCTCAAAATATGCCCAAACACGTTGCCATTATTATGGACGGCAATGGTCGCTGGGCTAAGCAGAAAGGAAAATTACGTGTTTTCGGGCATCAAAACGGCGTGAAAGCGGTTCGTTCTGCAGTAAATTTTGCAGCTAAACATCAGATTAAAGTACTAACACTTTATGCGTTTAGTAGTGAGAATTGGAGCAGACCGGAAACTGAAGTGTCCGCTTTAATGACACTTTTTATGAAAGCCTTAGACTCTGAAGTCAAAAAATTGCATAAAAATAATATTCGCTTGAAGATTATTGGCGATAAATCCGCCTTTAGTGAAAGTTTGCAAAAACGTATTGCAGAATCAGAAAAATTAACAGAGAACAATACAGGGCTAATTTTAAACATTGCAGCAAACTACGGTGGCTATTGGGATATTGTGCAAGCTACACAAAAATTAGCGTTACAAGTAAAAGAAAACCAGCTTGAAGTTACACAAATTACTCCTGAATTATTTCAGCAACATTTGGTAACAGAAGCTCAACCGCAGGTGGATTTACTCATTAGAACAAGTGGCGAACAACGGATCAGCAACTTTTTATTATGGCAAATTGCCTATGCGGAACTCTTCTTCAGCCCTGTTTTATGGCCTGATTTCAACGAAGACTCTTTTAGTGAAGCAATTTTAGCTTATCAACAGCGTGAACGCCGATTTGGTGGCTGTTAA
- a CDS encoding phosphatidate cytidylyltransferase, with translation MLKERVLSAIIMIIAVLAAIFWLSPLPLTIALSAIIVAAMWEWAQFAGFKRPLPRAIVAMVTICLLLFAVVANTDYIRATRFITDETTPILFIGCIWWLIALALVITYPNSARLWEKSVVAKFLFGFATLIPFLIGVLALRFHNYHIDPYQGTYLFLYVCLLVWGADSGAYFFGRAFGKRKLAPKVSPGKSWEGVLGGLLTSGVIAFAFLQLTPENVFGRELATTPFILVSIATVAISVLGDLVESMFKRQAGIKDSSNLIPGHGGILDRIDSLTAAIPFFATFFFFVL, from the coding sequence ATGCTTAAAGAACGTGTACTTTCAGCAATTATTATGATTATTGCCGTATTGGCAGCTATTTTCTGGCTTTCTCCATTGCCATTAACTATCGCATTATCTGCCATTATTGTTGCGGCAATGTGGGAATGGGCTCAATTTGCAGGTTTTAAACGCCCTTTACCTCGTGCTATTGTCGCAATGGTGACTATCTGTTTATTGCTTTTTGCAGTAGTTGCGAATACCGATTATATCCGAGCAACGCGTTTTATTACGGATGAAACCACACCCATTCTCTTTATTGGCTGCATTTGGTGGCTGATTGCTCTTGCATTAGTAATTACTTATCCAAATTCTGCAAGACTATGGGAAAAGTCTGTCGTAGCTAAATTCCTATTTGGTTTTGCTACCTTAATTCCTTTTTTAATTGGTGTATTAGCATTACGTTTCCATAATTACCATATTGATCCGTATCAAGGCACTTATTTATTCCTGTATGTTTGCTTATTAGTTTGGGGGGCGGACTCCGGTGCTTATTTCTTTGGTCGAGCCTTTGGCAAACGAAAACTTGCACCGAAAGTGTCTCCGGGTAAATCGTGGGAGGGGGTTTTGGGTGGCTTATTAACATCTGGTGTGATTGCTTTTGCCTTCTTACAGCTTACACCCGAAAATGTATTTGGCAGAGAATTAGCCACTACGCCATTTATTTTAGTTTCTATCGCAACAGTTGCAATTTCTGTATTAGGCGATTTAGTTGAAAGTATGTTCAAACGCCAAGCCGGCATTAAAGACAGCAGCAATCTCATTCCTGGACACGGTGGTATTTTAGATCGTATTGATAGCTTAACAGCAGCAATACCGTTTTTCGCAACCTTCTTCTTTTTTGTGCTATAA
- the rseP gene encoding RIP metalloprotease RseP, giving the protein MTSTIAFFVLICVLVFVHEYGHFWAARKCGVKVTRFSIGFGKVLLRKTDKHGTEFAFSLIPLGGYVQMWNGEQGVDARPEQSLATKSVLQRAFIIVAGPAANFIFAILAYWVVFVSGIPTIKPVIGEVLPNTIAAQAQLPAELEITKIGNQNIHDWESASLALVGSIGSKNVQVEGRLIDSQATQHYELDLSGWNIDSTKENPLTVLGIRPKSTKVMPEIKDIVENSPAEKVGLASGDRILKVNQQPFDWATLVENVQTGNFIELQVEQKGQIKTLSIQPEKRDDRYIIGIVPTYERLADKYRTELKYDILTAFYKSIEKVWSLIQTILQFIGNLITGDLSIKNLGGPISMAKGAGATAEIGLIYYLSFMALISVNLGVMNLFPILPLDGGQLVLLAVEAVQGKALSEKIQMLFQQIGIAFVLGLMVFAFINDIIHF; this is encoded by the coding sequence ATGACATCAACTATTGCTTTCTTTGTATTAATCTGCGTACTGGTATTCGTACACGAATACGGGCACTTCTGGGCTGCTCGTAAATGTGGTGTAAAAGTAACCCGTTTTTCTATCGGGTTTGGCAAAGTATTGCTTAGAAAAACGGATAAGCACGGCACAGAATTTGCTTTCTCATTAATTCCTCTCGGCGGCTATGTGCAGATGTGGAATGGTGAGCAAGGTGTTGATGCGAGACCAGAACAATCATTAGCAACGAAGTCTGTTTTACAGCGTGCATTTATTATTGTCGCAGGTCCTGCTGCAAACTTTATTTTTGCAATACTGGCTTATTGGGTGGTATTTGTTTCAGGTATTCCAACCATTAAGCCTGTAATCGGCGAGGTGTTACCTAACACGATTGCAGCACAAGCTCAATTACCTGCTGAATTAGAAATTACTAAAATCGGTAATCAAAATATCCACGACTGGGAAAGTGCCTCTTTAGCACTAGTGGGTTCAATTGGAAGCAAAAATGTTCAAGTAGAAGGGCGATTAATTGATAGCCAAGCTACGCAGCATTATGAGTTAGATCTTTCCGGTTGGAACATTGATAGCACTAAAGAAAATCCATTAACGGTATTAGGTATTCGCCCTAAAAGTACAAAGGTAATGCCAGAAATCAAAGATATTGTTGAAAATTCGCCTGCTGAAAAAGTAGGATTAGCTTCAGGCGATAGAATTCTCAAGGTTAATCAACAACCTTTTGATTGGGCTACGCTTGTTGAAAATGTTCAAACAGGCAATTTTATTGAACTCCAAGTTGAACAAAAAGGACAAATTAAGACACTAAGCATTCAGCCCGAAAAGCGAGATGACCGCTACATTATCGGCATTGTGCCAACATACGAAAGACTTGCAGATAAATATCGCACCGAATTAAAATATGATATTCTTACAGCATTTTATAAAAGTATTGAAAAAGTATGGTCTTTAATTCAAACCATACTGCAATTTATCGGTAATTTAATTACCGGTGATTTATCAATTAAAAATTTAGGCGGTCCTATCTCAATGGCAAAAGGAGCTGGGGCAACGGCTGAAATTGGTTTAATTTATTACTTAAGTTTTATGGCATTAATTAGCGTCAATTTAGGTGTAATGAATTTGTTTCCAATTTTACCACTAGATGGCGGTCAACTGGTTTTATTAGCTGTTGAAGCTGTTCAAGGTAAAGCATTATCTGAAAAAATACAAATGCTATTTCAACAAATCGGCATTGCATTTGTATTAGGATTAATGGTGTTTGCCTTTATCAATGATATTATTCATTTTTAA